In the Pirellulales bacterium genome, one interval contains:
- the thiC gene encoding phosphomethylpyrimidine synthase ThiC — MTQFEAARAGTITSQMEYVASREDLPAETIRAEVAAGRMVIPANVRHLGKRLEPMCIGVAAKTKINANIGNSAVTSNREGELEKLHVAVHFGADTVMDLSTGKDIDAIRQAIIDASPVPIGTVPIYQVVQQLRDIEDMTPQMFLDMVEHQAQQGVDYMTIHCGVLLEHLPLTLGRITGIVSRGGSLMAKWMMAHRQQNPLYTHFEDLCDIMRQYDVTWSLGDGLRPGCLADASDKAQFAELETLGELVERGWARGCQVMVEGPGHVPMNQIAMNVERQIEVCHGAPFYVLGPLVTDIAPGYDHITSAIGGALAGWAGAAMLCYVTPKEHLGLPDANDVREGVIAYKIAAHAADVARGRAGARQRDDALSKARFEFDWNEQFRLALDPERARSMHDETLPQDTFKSAHFCSMCGPKFCSMRISEDIRKMHAERPLVELPAG, encoded by the coding sequence ATGACGCAGTTTGAAGCCGCCCGAGCGGGCACGATCACGTCCCAGATGGAATATGTCGCGAGTCGCGAGGACTTGCCGGCCGAAACGATTCGCGCCGAAGTCGCGGCGGGCCGGATGGTGATTCCGGCCAACGTCCGGCACCTCGGCAAGCGGCTCGAGCCGATGTGCATCGGCGTCGCGGCGAAGACGAAGATCAACGCCAACATCGGCAATTCGGCCGTGACGAGCAATCGCGAAGGCGAACTCGAAAAGCTGCACGTCGCGGTGCACTTCGGCGCTGACACGGTGATGGACCTGTCGACGGGCAAGGACATCGACGCGATTCGCCAGGCGATCATCGACGCCTCGCCGGTGCCGATCGGTACGGTGCCCATCTACCAGGTCGTGCAGCAGCTTCGCGACATCGAGGACATGACGCCGCAGATGTTCCTGGACATGGTCGAGCACCAGGCGCAGCAGGGCGTCGACTATATGACGATCCACTGTGGCGTGCTGCTCGAGCATCTGCCCCTGACGCTTGGCCGGATCACCGGCATCGTCAGCCGCGGCGGCTCGCTGATGGCCAAATGGATGATGGCCCATCGCCAGCAGAACCCGCTCTATACGCATTTCGAAGACTTGTGCGACATCATGCGCCAATACGACGTCACCTGGAGCTTGGGCGACGGATTGCGCCCCGGCTGCCTGGCGGATGCCAGCGACAAGGCTCAGTTCGCCGAGCTCGAAACGCTGGGCGAGCTGGTCGAACGGGGCTGGGCGCGCGGCTGCCAGGTGATGGTCGAGGGGCCCGGCCACGTGCCGATGAATCAGATCGCCATGAACGTCGAGCGCCAGATTGAGGTCTGCCACGGCGCTCCCTTCTATGTGCTCGGCCCGTTGGTTACCGATATTGCCCCAGGATACGACCACATCACCAGCGCCATCGGTGGCGCCCTGGCCGGCTGGGCCGGCGCGGCCATGTTGTGCTATGTCACCCCCAAGGAGCACCTGGGCCTGCCCGACGCGAACGACGTGCGCGAAGGGGTGATCGCCTACAAGATCGCGGCCCACGCGGCTGACGTGGCGCGCGGTCGCGCCGGAGCGCGCCAGCGCGACGATGCCCTGAGCAAGGCCCGGTTCGAGTTCGACTGGAACGAACAGTTCCGCCTGGCGCTCGATCCCGAACGGGCACGGTCGATGCATGACGAAACATTGCCCCAGGACACGTTCAAGAGCGCGCATTTCTGCAGCATGTGCGGGCCAAAGTTCTGTTCGATGCGGATTTCCGAAGATATCCGCAAGATGCATGCCGAGCGGCCGTTGGTCGAGTTGCCCGCCGGCTGA
- a CDS encoding PEP-CTERM sorting domain-containing protein, whose amino-acid sequence MAIAPQLSAIEVLLSADLVATGQVRIVPEPSSMTLALLGFGALGGWLLARARRTGRAEP is encoded by the coding sequence GTGGCGATCGCACCTCAACTCTCGGCGATCGAAGTGCTCCTGTCGGCCGACCTCGTGGCCACGGGCCAGGTGCGCATCGTGCCCGAGCCGAGCAGCATGACGCTCGCCTTGTTGGGCTTCGGAGCGCTCGGCGGCTGGCTGCTGGCGCGTGCGCGCCGCACCGGCCGCGCCGAGCCGTAA
- a CDS encoding c-type cytochrome: MPLEQQRGYRILIEQAFVPASLDQELFDNMWKVWEEPARTEAEKATAAERRRMTLSRYGLMDAPGREGGIPMQYADDGQGGWSSNCLLCHGGKVAGKVIAGVPNTHIALETLSHETYKTKKLLGREVSPVEVTGLMVPLGKSNGTTNAIIFGVALAAFRDPDLNFHPENPMPKLVHNDHDAPPWWHVKRKEFLYADGFAGKGHRALMQFMMVPSNGPEMFHKSEAAFKEIYDWVQHIEAPKYPFEIDEALAKQGEMLFNKTCADCHGTYGKDGQWPGEIVPLDVVGTDRARLDSLTPEMRASYELSWFSNYGEKKSIHDPGGYVAQPLDGIWASAPYFHNGSVPTLWHLMHPDQRPKVWQRTEDGYDRERVGLEVTEFTEMPSEANTPVKKRTYFDTGMFAKSAGGHTFPDKLNEEEKRAVLEYLKTL; the protein is encoded by the coding sequence ATGCCGCTCGAACAACAGCGCGGCTACCGCATCTTGATCGAGCAGGCATTCGTGCCGGCAAGCCTCGATCAAGAACTCTTCGACAACATGTGGAAGGTGTGGGAAGAGCCCGCGCGTACCGAGGCCGAAAAGGCCACGGCTGCCGAGCGTCGACGCATGACGCTCTCGCGCTACGGCCTGATGGACGCGCCGGGTCGCGAAGGTGGCATTCCGATGCAATATGCCGACGACGGCCAAGGTGGTTGGTCGAGCAATTGCTTGCTGTGCCACGGCGGCAAGGTGGCCGGCAAGGTGATCGCCGGCGTTCCGAACACGCACATCGCGCTCGAGACGCTCTCGCACGAAACGTACAAGACCAAGAAACTGCTCGGCCGCGAGGTTTCGCCGGTCGAGGTGACGGGGCTCATGGTGCCCCTCGGCAAGTCGAACGGCACGACCAATGCGATTATCTTCGGCGTGGCCCTGGCTGCGTTTCGGGACCCGGATTTGAACTTCCATCCTGAGAATCCGATGCCCAAGCTGGTGCACAACGACCACGACGCGCCCCCGTGGTGGCACGTGAAGCGCAAGGAATTCCTCTACGCCGACGGCTTTGCCGGCAAGGGGCACCGGGCCCTGATGCAGTTCATGATGGTGCCCTCGAACGGGCCCGAGATGTTCCACAAGTCGGAAGCCGCGTTCAAGGAAATCTACGATTGGGTGCAGCACATCGAGGCTCCCAAGTATCCGTTCGAGATCGACGAGGCCCTGGCCAAGCAAGGCGAAATGTTATTCAACAAGACGTGCGCCGATTGCCACGGCACCTACGGCAAGGACGGCCAATGGCCCGGCGAAATCGTGCCGCTTGACGTCGTCGGGACCGATCGTGCGCGGCTCGATTCGCTCACGCCCGAGATGCGGGCCTCGTACGAGCTGAGCTGGTTCTCGAACTACGGCGAGAAGAAGTCGATCCACGATCCGGGTGGATACGTGGCTCAGCCGCTCGACGGCATCTGGGCTTCGGCGCCGTATTTCCACAACGGCTCGGTGCCGACCTTGTGGCACCTGATGCACCCCGACCAGCGGCCCAAGGTCTGGCAGCGCACCGAAGATGGCTACGACCGTGAGCGCGTCGGGCTCGAGGTGACCGAGTTCACCGAGATGCCGTCCGAGGCCAACACGCCGGTCAAGAAGCGGACCTACTTCGACACCGGTATGTTCGCCAAGAGCGCCGGCGGCCACACCTTCCCCGATAAGCTCAACGAGGAAGAAAAACGCGCCGTACTGGAATACTTGAAGACGCTGTAA
- a CDS encoding FkbM family methyltransferase produces MGARTRGAASLLAAVKSRARNGWLLRGALRVLLSTWKAARLVPGLNRMRWTLAVDGLRMRVRVFSYDDLLTASPDYEPVVRAQLPPRGATAIDAGAFIGRHTLELARAVGPRGRVVAIEPHPENFALLETNVRLNGAPGITCVPVALGAADGLGLLRSERETSTAQLAAANDASGRGEPVCVRALDALLEELGIAHVDWIKLDVEGAELEVLTGAERLLTGPAPPRLLIEVHGSGPQGGDCARRLRQWLAARRFEIAEHFDGQRRLFSARIGVAPALGPQTGQTDISVEREVDQGILTED; encoded by the coding sequence ATGGGCGCACGGACGCGCGGCGCGGCGAGTCTCCTGGCGGCTGTCAAATCGCGCGCCCGCAACGGGTGGCTGTTGCGCGGCGCGCTGCGCGTGCTGTTGTCGACCTGGAAAGCGGCGCGCCTGGTGCCGGGCCTGAACCGCATGCGCTGGACGCTGGCGGTCGATGGCCTGCGCATGCGCGTCCGCGTGTTCTCGTACGACGATCTGCTCACGGCCTCGCCCGATTATGAACCGGTGGTGCGCGCACAATTGCCGCCGCGGGGCGCGACGGCCATCGACGCCGGTGCATTCATCGGGCGGCACACGCTCGAGCTGGCGCGGGCCGTGGGGCCTCGGGGGCGCGTGGTGGCGATCGAGCCGCACCCCGAGAACTTCGCGCTGCTGGAAACCAACGTGCGTCTCAACGGCGCTCCGGGGATTACCTGCGTGCCGGTTGCCCTGGGGGCCGCCGATGGGCTCGGGCTGCTGCGCTCCGAGCGCGAGACTTCGACGGCGCAGTTGGCCGCAGCGAACGACGCCTCCGGCCGGGGAGAGCCGGTGTGCGTGCGCGCGCTCGATGCCCTGCTCGAGGAGTTGGGCATCGCGCACGTCGACTGGATCAAGCTCGATGTGGAAGGGGCCGAACTCGAGGTGCTTACCGGGGCCGAACGCCTATTGACCGGACCCGCGCCGCCGCGGTTGCTGATCGAGGTGCACGGCAGCGGGCCCCAGGGGGGCGATTGTGCTCGCCGGCTCCGGCAATGGCTCGCCGCCCGGCGGTTCGAAATTGCCGAGCATTTCGACGGCCAGCGACGGTTATTCTCCGCCCGGATCGGGGTCGCGCCGGCGCTGGGACCCCAAACCGGGCAGACAGATATCTCTGTTGAGCGGGAGGTTGACCAGGGTATACTGACCGAAGATTAG
- the metH gene encoding methionine synthase yields the protein MSIVARPDTRLLLERLLAERILVLDGGMGTMIQALNLSPADIRGPEFANHPTDFKNFPDILCLTQPEAIEEIHRRYFAAGADIVETNSFGATRVAMAEFGLERHARRVNVAAAACARRAADAMMAIDPTRSLFVAGSIGPTTKTASLSQKTDDPAHRGVTFDELVDSYYEQVDGLVEGGVDILFPETSFDTLNMKACLFAIEKFFEDRQVHVPVMVSVTIIQEGSGRTMAGQTLEAFWTSISHMDLLSVGLNCALGADKMRPFLEELSAIAPVYVSCHPNAGLPNGFGGYDETPEHMARILGEYADNGWLNIVGGCCGTTPAFIEAIARTMHDKTPRRRPKLKPMTRYCGTDTLTLRPDTNFIMIGERTNVTGSRKFARLVLSGDYDAAVEVARQQVEGGANMLDVNMDEAMLDGEQAMSRFLNLIVAEPDIARVPIMIDSSKWSVIEAGLKCVPGKSVVNSISLKEGEAAFLRVARLVRRYGAAVVVMAFDETGQAVTAEHKVAICQRAYRLLTEQVGMPPEDIIFDPNILTVATGIEEHNDYCIAFLEATRRIKQVCPGARVSGGVSNISFSFRGNDAVREAMHSVFLYHAIAAGLDMGIVNAGQLAVYEEIPAELRERVEDVLLNRRDDATERLIELAESVKSQGKTAATTEDAWRSEPVEKRLAHALIKGITNYIESDVEEARQKSTRCLDVIEGPLMDGMSVVGDLFGAGKMFLPQVVKSARVMKKAVAYLLPFMEAEKQASGAAAQVRGTILLATVKGDVHDIGKNIVGVVLACNNYQIVDLGVMVSCEKILEAAVQHGADIIGLSGLITPSLDEMVHVAREMQRQGFQVPLLIGGATTSAKHTAVKIAPAYHHATVHVLDASRSVGVVEQLLNPHARDHYLNLVRTEQSQLVESYRARQTTNLVPYATAVAGRFQTDWSEVRIDRPASIGRRVLDDFPLAELVDYIDWSPFFMAWELKGKYPAILSDATYGAEATRLHQDALALLDQIVRERLLRARGVYGFWPAASDGDDIVVYQDEARRHELKRFHTLRQQWQRKGQETFYALADFIAPFDSGRQDYLGAFAVTAGIGCDELVRRFEADHDDYHAILVKALADRLAEAFAERLHQIARGDWGYGRDERLTNDQLIAEEYRGIRPAPGYPACPDHTEKRTLFDLLGAEDATGIVLTENFAMYPAASVSGLYFGHPEARYFAVDRVTRDQVEAYARRKGMSLAEVERWLAPNLGYEPGTG from the coding sequence ATGTCGATCGTTGCCCGACCCGATACGCGACTGCTGCTTGAACGCCTGCTGGCCGAGCGGATTCTGGTGCTCGACGGCGGGATGGGCACGATGATTCAGGCCCTGAATTTGTCGCCCGCCGACATTCGCGGGCCCGAGTTCGCCAACCACCCCACCGATTTCAAGAACTTTCCCGACATTCTCTGCCTGACGCAGCCCGAGGCGATCGAGGAGATTCATCGTCGCTACTTCGCGGCGGGGGCCGACATCGTCGAGACCAACAGCTTCGGCGCCACGCGGGTCGCGATGGCAGAGTTCGGGCTCGAGCGGCATGCGCGGCGGGTGAACGTCGCAGCGGCGGCCTGCGCACGGCGTGCGGCCGACGCGATGATGGCCATCGATCCCACGCGCTCGCTGTTTGTCGCCGGGTCGATCGGCCCTACGACCAAGACGGCGTCGCTCTCGCAGAAGACCGACGATCCGGCACATCGCGGGGTGACCTTCGACGAGCTGGTCGATTCGTACTACGAGCAGGTCGACGGGCTCGTCGAAGGGGGCGTCGACATCCTCTTCCCCGAGACCAGTTTCGACACGCTCAACATGAAGGCGTGCCTGTTCGCGATCGAAAAGTTCTTCGAAGATCGCCAGGTGCATGTGCCGGTCATGGTCTCGGTGACCATCATTCAGGAAGGCAGCGGCCGGACGATGGCCGGCCAGACGCTCGAAGCGTTCTGGACCAGCATCTCGCACATGGATTTGTTGAGCGTCGGGCTCAATTGCGCGTTGGGTGCCGACAAGATGCGGCCGTTCCTCGAGGAGTTGTCGGCCATCGCGCCGGTCTATGTGAGCTGTCATCCGAACGCGGGCCTGCCCAACGGCTTTGGCGGCTACGACGAAACGCCCGAGCACATGGCCCGGATCTTGGGCGAGTATGCCGACAACGGCTGGTTGAACATCGTCGGCGGTTGCTGCGGCACGACCCCGGCGTTCATCGAGGCGATCGCGCGGACGATGCACGACAAGACGCCGCGACGCCGGCCCAAGCTTAAGCCGATGACGCGCTATTGCGGCACCGACACGTTGACGCTGCGCCCCGACACGAACTTCATCATGATCGGCGAACGGACCAACGTGACGGGTTCGCGCAAGTTCGCCCGGCTGGTGCTGTCCGGCGATTACGACGCTGCGGTCGAGGTGGCGCGGCAGCAGGTCGAGGGCGGCGCGAACATGCTCGACGTCAACATGGACGAAGCCATGCTCGACGGCGAACAGGCCATGTCGAGGTTCTTGAACCTGATCGTCGCCGAGCCCGACATCGCCCGCGTGCCGATCATGATCGACAGCTCGAAATGGTCGGTCATCGAGGCGGGGCTGAAATGCGTGCCCGGCAAGTCGGTGGTCAACTCGATCAGCCTCAAGGAAGGCGAGGCGGCGTTCTTGCGCGTCGCCCGACTGGTACGGCGCTACGGCGCGGCGGTCGTCGTAATGGCCTTCGACGAAACCGGCCAGGCGGTCACGGCCGAGCACAAGGTCGCCATTTGCCAGCGGGCCTACCGCCTGTTGACCGAGCAGGTGGGCATGCCCCCGGAAGACATCATCTTCGACCCCAACATCCTGACGGTCGCCACGGGCATCGAAGAACACAACGACTATTGCATCGCCTTTCTCGAGGCCACGCGGCGGATCAAGCAAGTCTGCCCGGGTGCCCGGGTCTCCGGCGGCGTAAGCAACATCTCGTTCTCGTTCCGCGGCAACGACGCCGTCCGCGAGGCGATGCACTCGGTGTTCCTCTATCACGCCATTGCCGCCGGGCTCGACATGGGCATCGTCAACGCGGGACAGCTGGCCGTGTACGAGGAGATCCCGGCCGAGCTGCGCGAGCGCGTCGAGGACGTGCTGCTCAATCGCCGCGACGACGCGACCGAGCGGCTGATCGAGTTGGCCGAGTCGGTCAAGTCGCAAGGCAAGACGGCCGCCACGACCGAAGACGCCTGGCGCAGCGAGCCGGTCGAGAAGCGCCTGGCACACGCGCTGATCAAAGGCATCACGAACTACATCGAGAGCGACGTCGAAGAGGCCCGGCAGAAGTCGACACGCTGCCTCGACGTGATCGAAGGACCGCTGATGGACGGCATGAGCGTCGTCGGCGATTTGTTCGGCGCCGGCAAGATGTTCCTGCCCCAGGTGGTCAAGAGCGCCCGGGTGATGAAGAAGGCCGTGGCCTATTTGTTGCCTTTCATGGAGGCTGAAAAGCAGGCCTCGGGCGCGGCCGCCCAGGTGCGGGGGACGATCCTGTTGGCCACGGTCAAAGGCGACGTCCACGACATCGGCAAGAACATCGTCGGCGTGGTGCTGGCCTGCAACAACTACCAGATCGTCGACCTGGGCGTGATGGTCTCGTGCGAAAAGATCCTGGAAGCGGCCGTCCAGCATGGCGCCGACATTATCGGCCTGTCCGGCCTGATCACGCCCAGCCTGGACGAGATGGTGCACGTGGCGCGCGAGATGCAGCGGCAGGGCTTTCAGGTGCCCTTGTTGATCGGCGGAGCCACGACCAGCGCCAAGCACACGGCCGTCAAGATCGCGCCGGCATATCACCACGCGACGGTTCACGTGCTCGACGCTTCGCGCAGCGTCGGCGTCGTGGAGCAGTTGCTCAATCCCCACGCCCGCGACCACTACCTCAACCTGGTTCGCACCGAACAGTCGCAGCTCGTCGAGTCGTACCGCGCCCGGCAGACGACCAACCTGGTGCCCTATGCGACGGCCGTAGCGGGCCGCTTCCAAACCGACTGGTCCGAGGTGCGCATCGACCGCCCGGCGTCGATCGGCCGCCGGGTGCTCGACGACTTCCCGTTGGCCGAATTGGTCGACTACATCGATTGGTCACCCTTCTTCATGGCCTGGGAGCTCAAGGGCAAGTATCCGGCGATCCTGAGCGACGCGACCTATGGCGCCGAAGCGACGCGGCTGCACCAGGATGCCTTGGCGCTGCTCGACCAGATCGTCCGCGAACGGCTGCTTCGCGCGCGGGGCGTCTACGGCTTCTGGCCGGCGGCCTCCGACGGCGACGATATCGTCGTCTACCAGGACGAGGCCCGGCGGCACGAGCTGAAGCGGTTTCACACGCTCCGGCAGCAGTGGCAGCGCAAGGGGCAGGAGACGTTCTACGCGCTGGCCGATTTCATCGCGCCGTTCGACAGCGGGCGGCAAGATTACCTCGGGGCATTCGCCGTCACCGCGGGGATCGGCTGCGACGAGCTCGTGCGGCGCTTCGAGGCCGATCACGACGACTACCACGCCATTCTCGTCAAGGCGCTGGCCGATCGCCTGGCCGAGGCGTTTGCCGAACGTCTGCACCAGATTGCCCGCGGCGACTGGGGATATGGCCGCGACGAACGCCTGACCAACGACCAGTTGATTGCCGAGGAATATCGCGGCATCCGCCCGGCGCCCGGCTACCCCGCCTGTCCCGACCACACGGAAAAGCGGACGCTGTTCGATCTGCTCGGTGCCGAAGACGCGACCGGTATCGTGCTGACCGAGAATTTCGCCATGTACCCGGCGGCCAGCGTCAGCGGGCTCTACTTCGGTCATCCCGAGGCGCGCTACTTTGCCGTCGATCGCGTGACGCGCGACCAGGTCGAGGCCTACGCGCGGCGTAAGGGTATGAGCCTCGCCGAAGTCGAACGCTGGCTCGCTCCGAACCTGGGCTACGAGCCCGGCACCGGCTGA
- a CDS encoding glycosyltransferase family 39 protein has protein sequence MNSPASHPWPPLRLCAALGLAMACGCALRWRDVTHSLWLDELHTSWTVWGDLAQVASRAEQGNQPPLYSWLVWLVMQAGGRSELGLRLVSLVAGSLLVPATGWVAWRWTGSASAALVAGLYVAGDRYSIFYAQDARPYACVQCVALAQLVVFDRVLATGSRAVRLVAVALASVNYWLHYTAVLPTVGLWLYAAWLARDPAAARRYGIVKLAQDIAVTLMLMAPSIGALQAIAGHRELWQQFVPALTPANFAFQLLTLFPVLPVVVLPWASMLPVVRRAPAEDPTRVRLLWCWLLAPLLLTAIATLGDFARLFLPRYLVGVAVVPGLLAAWVAARVGRGAQTPAQRTWLPVVVTVLTLWYPWLGTRGSLRAALAAPQASPHAREDWRAAAAWARRFAGPAAVVVNSGLIEAALPPSAAQDDYLLLPVNNLYDLRSPQRLLLPGRGDDLHAVARELTGRHPFPGPILVLQRGSLARALAAAHRLIESLDRTGMKYTIADSAAWPGAPGVAAVALQPAR, from the coding sequence GTGAACTCCCCTGCCTCTCATCCCTGGCCGCCGCTGCGGCTCTGCGCCGCGCTCGGCCTGGCGATGGCCTGCGGCTGCGCCCTGCGCTGGCGCGACGTGACGCACAGCCTTTGGCTCGATGAGTTGCACACCAGTTGGACGGTCTGGGGAGACCTGGCTCAGGTCGCTTCGCGAGCCGAACAGGGCAATCAGCCGCCGCTTTACTCTTGGCTCGTGTGGCTCGTGATGCAGGCCGGCGGCCGCAGCGAGCTGGGCCTGCGCCTCGTTTCTTTGGTCGCCGGCTCGCTCCTCGTGCCGGCCACGGGCTGGGTCGCCTGGCGCTGGACCGGTTCGGCGAGCGCGGCCCTGGTGGCGGGTCTGTACGTCGCCGGCGACCGGTACTCGATCTTCTACGCGCAGGATGCACGTCCTTACGCCTGCGTGCAGTGCGTCGCGCTCGCGCAACTGGTCGTCTTCGATCGGGTCTTGGCCACCGGATCGCGCGCGGTACGGCTCGTGGCCGTGGCCTTGGCATCGGTGAACTATTGGCTGCACTACACGGCCGTGCTGCCGACGGTCGGCCTGTGGCTCTACGCCGCCTGGCTCGCGCGCGACCCGGCGGCGGCTCGACGCTACGGCATCGTCAAACTGGCGCAAGACATCGCCGTCACGCTGATGCTCATGGCACCGTCGATCGGCGCCTTGCAGGCCATCGCCGGCCACCGGGAGCTCTGGCAGCAATTCGTGCCCGCGCTGACGCCGGCAAACTTTGCGTTCCAGCTGTTGACGCTGTTTCCCGTGCTGCCTGTCGTCGTGCTGCCGTGGGCCAGCATGTTGCCGGTCGTACGGCGTGCGCCGGCCGAAGATCCAACGCGGGTGCGGCTGCTCTGGTGCTGGTTGTTGGCCCCCCTGCTGCTGACCGCGATCGCGACGCTGGGCGACTTCGCGCGGCTGTTTCTGCCGCGGTATCTGGTGGGGGTCGCGGTCGTACCGGGCCTGTTGGCGGCGTGGGTCGCGGCGCGCGTCGGACGCGGTGCGCAAACGCCCGCGCAGCGGACCTGGCTGCCAGTCGTCGTGACGGTGCTGACGCTTTGGTACCCTTGGCTGGGCACGCGCGGATCGTTGCGCGCGGCGCTCGCCGCACCGCAGGCTTCGCCGCACGCGCGCGAGGATTGGCGCGCGGCCGCGGCGTGGGCGCGCCGCTTCGCTGGGCCAGCGGCCGTGGTTGTGAATTCCGGCCTGATCGAGGCCGCGCTGCCGCCCTCGGCCGCGCAGGACGACTACCTGCTGCTGCCCGTCAACAACCTTTATGACCTGCGTTCGCCGCAACGGCTGCTGCTTCCCGGTCGCGGCGACGATCTGCACGCCGTCGCGCGCGAACTGACCGGAAGGCATCCTTTCCCGGGCCCGATCTTGGTCCTGCAACGAGGGTCGCTCGCGCGTGCTCTGGCTGCGGCACACCGCTTGATCGAATCACTCGATCGTACAGGCATGAAGTACACAATCGCCGATTCGGCCGCTTGGCCCGGGGCTCCCGGCGTAGCGGCCGTGGCCCTTCAGCCCGCGCGCTGA
- a CDS encoding chemotaxis response regulator protein-glutamate methylesterase: MVVDDSVLMREMIAENLEAAGLEIVGKARDGNQALEIAKAERPDVITLDIQMPGMDGLQTLDQLLLVHPVPVIMVSSLTQRGAQITLDALDRGALDYVAKPEGTAAARQVLGDELVRKVRSMAGTDVARIMQIRRDRVNRRAVAPTKPALHAGGASKPGDTPVEYADRCIAIGISTGGPPALSYLFENLQPPLPPIVVVQHMPPHFTGPFAWRLNSNSRLNIKEAETGDVLVPNQVLIARGGVHLQLRRDGNVVKALLRDGDPVSGHRPSIDVMMKCAAEIYGNRVLGVIMTGMGRDGADGCGLIRAAGGYVLGQDEATSDVYGMNKAAFNEGHVDAQFALREGPAVLARQVKRLWLRAAVGV, translated from the coding sequence TTGGTCGTCGATGATTCCGTGTTGATGCGGGAAATGATTGCCGAGAACCTTGAGGCCGCGGGACTCGAGATCGTCGGCAAGGCGCGCGACGGCAACCAAGCGCTCGAGATCGCCAAGGCTGAGCGGCCCGACGTGATCACGCTCGATATTCAAATGCCCGGCATGGATGGCTTGCAGACGCTCGATCAGTTGCTGCTGGTTCACCCGGTGCCGGTGATTATGGTCAGCTCGCTGACGCAGCGCGGCGCGCAGATCACGCTCGATGCTCTCGACCGGGGTGCGCTCGACTACGTGGCCAAGCCCGAGGGCACGGCCGCGGCGCGCCAAGTGCTGGGCGACGAGCTGGTCCGCAAGGTGCGTTCGATGGCCGGCACCGACGTGGCCCGGATCATGCAAATCCGCCGCGACCGGGTCAACCGTCGCGCGGTGGCCCCCACCAAGCCGGCATTGCACGCCGGCGGCGCATCGAAACCGGGTGACACCCCCGTCGAATATGCGGACAGATGCATCGCCATCGGCATCTCGACCGGCGGCCCGCCGGCGTTGTCCTATCTGTTCGAAAATTTGCAGCCGCCGCTGCCGCCGATCGTGGTGGTGCAGCACATGCCGCCCCACTTCACCGGACCATTCGCCTGGCGGCTCAATTCGAATTCCAGACTGAACATCAAAGAGGCCGAAACGGGCGACGTGCTTGTGCCCAACCAGGTGCTGATTGCCCGCGGCGGCGTGCACCTGCAGTTGCGTCGCGATGGCAACGTGGTCAAGGCCCTGTTGCGCGACGGCGATCCGGTGAGCGGCCACAGGCCCAGCATCGACGTGATGATGAAGTGCGCGGCCGAGATTTACGGTAACCGCGTGCTCGGCGTGATCATGACCGGCATGGGCCGTGACGGCGCAGACGGTTGCGGCCTGATCCGCGCCGCCGGTGGCTACGTGCTCGGCCAGGACGAAGCTACGAGCGACGTCTACGGCATGAACAAGGCGGCCTTCAACGAAGGCCACGTCGACGCCCAATTCGCCCTGCGCGAGGGCCCCGCGGTCCTGGCGCGGCAGGTCAAGCGGCTCTGGCTCCGCGCGGCCGTCGGCGTCTGA